One Gemmatimonadota bacterium DNA window includes the following coding sequences:
- a CDS encoding peptide transporter yields the protein MTLVKDDLSASAFSDHPQVYEEGFNVKTVIGIVFLGLFMIPGSIYLNLIAGQSLGPAAEWTTIILFIEVARRSFTTLSRQEIYMLYYVAASLTAGVGLALSGGPFAQLIWYQYFVQSPGARAFGIDDQIPSWISPGADSDAIVLRTLLHGEWLVPILLIAVLHIFNRASAFTLGYGLFRVTADVERLPFPLAPIQAEGATALAESSAGQESWRWRAFSIGAMLGLVFGAFYIGIPAVTGALLAEPITLIPIPFADLTRNTENILPAAAMAVELGLGPVLTGFVLPFWIVVGSAIGALLTVVVNPLLYDFNILRTWSPGMDAIQTTLVNDIDFWMSVRIGTGFAVALIGGWSILSGLRKRSGEARREGSNAGPSGGYGTPPGRGDFPMSLIFGAFLVLTVGYVVLSWRLVPGFPILFFVFYGFFYTPLSSYASARLRAITGADLQFPLIKEATFILSGYKGVDIWFAPIPIFNYGGQAQAFREVELTGTRFTSVLKAELVMIPFLLVCSLLFWHFVWGLAPIPSQAYPYAQKFWQQQATMQALWYSSTAGSGFESSYLIEALKIPYMIGGAAFGVLAYAVLAAFNLPVMLIFGVIASVGTVPHAFIPQFLGAILGRFYMERKFGRRKWMRYTPVLAAGYACGTGLVGMATVAIALISKTVAPLVY from the coding sequence ATGACCCTCGTCAAGGACGACCTGTCAGCCTCCGCCTTTTCCGACCATCCCCAGGTCTACGAGGAAGGGTTCAATGTAAAGACGGTCATCGGGATCGTCTTCCTTGGGCTGTTCATGATCCCGGGCTCGATCTATTTGAACCTGATTGCCGGGCAAAGCCTGGGGCCTGCGGCGGAATGGACCACGATCATCCTGTTCATCGAAGTCGCGCGCCGGTCCTTCACCACGCTCAGCCGCCAGGAAATCTACATGCTGTACTACGTGGCGGCCAGCCTCACCGCCGGCGTGGGACTGGCACTGTCCGGCGGGCCCTTCGCCCAGCTCATCTGGTACCAGTACTTCGTCCAGTCCCCCGGCGCCCGGGCCTTCGGCATCGACGACCAGATCCCTTCCTGGATCTCTCCCGGCGCGGATTCCGACGCCATCGTCCTGCGCACGCTGCTGCACGGGGAATGGCTGGTACCGATCCTGCTCATCGCCGTGCTCCACATCTTCAACCGGGCGAGCGCCTTCACGCTGGGTTACGGACTCTTTCGCGTGACAGCCGACGTGGAACGGCTGCCCTTCCCCCTGGCCCCGATCCAGGCGGAGGGCGCCACGGCCCTGGCGGAGAGCTCCGCGGGACAGGAATCGTGGCGCTGGCGCGCCTTCAGCATCGGGGCCATGCTGGGACTCGTTTTCGGCGCGTTCTACATCGGCATACCGGCCGTCACAGGCGCGCTGCTGGCTGAGCCGATCACGCTGATTCCCATTCCCTTCGCCGACCTGACGCGCAATACGGAGAACATCCTGCCCGCCGCGGCCATGGCGGTTGAACTGGGACTGGGGCCGGTGTTGACGGGGTTCGTGCTGCCCTTTTGGATCGTTGTCGGTTCCGCCATTGGTGCACTGCTTACCGTGGTCGTCAACCCGCTGCTCTACGATTTCAATATCCTGCGCACCTGGTCGCCGGGCATGGACGCCATCCAGACCACGCTCGTCAACGATATCGATTTCTGGATGAGCGTACGCATCGGCACGGGATTCGCCGTGGCACTGATCGGTGGATGGAGCATCCTGTCCGGACTCAGGAAACGGTCGGGCGAGGCGAGGCGCGAAGGATCGAACGCCGGTCCGTCCGGCGGATACGGCACGCCGCCCGGCCGGGGGGATTTTCCCATGTCTCTGATTTTCGGCGCCTTCCTGGTCCTGACGGTCGGCTACGTCGTCCTGAGCTGGCGCCTGGTGCCCGGGTTCCCCATCCTCTTCTTCGTGTTCTACGGATTCTTCTATACTCCGCTCAGCTCGTACGCGAGCGCCCGCCTGCGCGCCATCACGGGCGCCGATCTGCAGTTCCCCCTCATCAAGGAGGCCACGTTTATTCTCAGCGGCTACAAGGGGGTGGACATCTGGTTCGCGCCGATTCCCATATTCAATTACGGCGGCCAGGCCCAGGCCTTTCGCGAGGTCGAGCTGACCGGCACCCGGTTCACGAGCGTGTTGAAGGCGGAACTGGTCATGATCCCGTTCCTGCTCGTCTGCAGCCTGCTATTCTGGCACTTCGTCTGGGGACTCGCGCCGATACCATCGCAGGCCTATCCCTACGCGCAGAAGTTCTGGCAGCAGCAGGCCACGATGCAGGCGTTGTGGTACTCCAGTACGGCAGGATCGGGGTTCGAGTCAAGCTACCTGATCGAGGCGTTGAAGATTCCCTACATGATAGGCGGCGCGGCCTTCGGCGTGTTGGCCTACGCCGTCCTGGCGGCCTTCAACCTTCCCGTCATGCTGATCTTCGGCGTGATCGCCAGCGTGGGCACGGTGCCCCACGCCTTCATCCCGCAGTTTCTGGGCGCGATACTGGGCAGGTTCTACATGGAGCGGAAATTCGGCAGGCGGAAATGGATGCGGTACACGCCGGTCCTGGCGGCCGGCTACGCCTGCGGTACGGGGCTGGTAGGCATGGCTACGGTAGCCATCGCGCTGATTTCCAAGACCGTGGCGCCCCTGGTCTATTGA
- a CDS encoding histone deacetylase, with the protein MPTALISHPDFLLHDTGPFHPERPDRMNSVLAQLGLSGDVPDGARQAGLLCLLPEPAGEARIKAIHDGAYVDAVVDWCGKGYRNLPTGDTTVSSASETVARLAAGAAMRAVDAVLTGEADRVFCVARPPGHHAESDRGMGFCIYNNAAVAARYAQSRFGVERVAVLDWDVHHGNGTQEIFEEDPSVYYLSIHQYPLYPFTGAERETGTGKGAGFTMNVPVSAGSGDEVFIDALRGTVLPAMKAYQPDLLILSAGFDAHMDDPLSGTLVTDAGFRAMTRLVLDFVEDACGGRLVSVLEGGYDLEALGRCVADHVGMMND; encoded by the coding sequence ATGCCCACCGCGTTGATCAGCCACCCCGACTTCCTCCTGCACGATACCGGTCCCTTCCATCCGGAACGGCCGGACCGCATGAACTCCGTGCTTGCCCAACTCGGCCTGTCCGGCGATGTTCCCGACGGCGCCCGTCAGGCCGGCCTGCTGTGCCTCTTGCCCGAGCCGGCCGGCGAGGCGCGGATCAAGGCCATCCACGACGGGGCCTATGTCGACGCCGTCGTCGACTGGTGCGGAAAGGGATACCGGAATCTGCCCACAGGCGACACCACCGTTTCGTCCGCATCCGAGACCGTGGCCCGACTGGCCGCCGGCGCGGCGATGCGGGCGGTCGACGCGGTGCTGACCGGGGAAGCGGACCGTGTATTCTGCGTCGCCCGGCCTCCCGGGCATCACGCCGAATCCGACCGGGGAATGGGCTTCTGTATCTACAACAACGCCGCCGTCGCGGCCCGTTACGCCCAGTCGCGGTTCGGGGTGGAACGAGTGGCCGTGCTGGACTGGGACGTCCATCACGGTAACGGGACCCAGGAGATTTTCGAGGAAGACCCGTCCGTGTATTATCTCAGCATACACCAGTATCCCCTCTATCCCTTCACCGGCGCGGAGCGGGAGACAGGAACGGGCAAAGGGGCGGGTTTCACGATGAACGTCCCGGTCTCCGCCGGATCCGGAGACGAGGTTTTCATCGATGCATTGCGCGGCACGGTCCTGCCCGCCATGAAGGCCTATCAGCCGGACCTCCTTATCCTTTCGGCCGGATTCGACGCCCACATGGACGATCCGCTCTCCGGCACCCTGGTCACGGACGCGGGTTTTCGGGCCATGACCCGCCTGGTGCTGGACTTCGTGGAAGACGCGTGCGGGGGCCGCCTGGTTTCCGTCCTGGAGGGCGGTTACGACCTCGAGGCCCTCGGCCGGTGCGTCGCGGACCACGTAGGCATGATGAACGACTGA
- a CDS encoding Gfo/Idh/MocA family oxidoreductase yields MAALKAGIIGCGNISGVYFEAGRKFEAFDVVACADMIPERARVKASEYEGVEALSVEALLDDPAIEIVINLTIPAAHAEIARAALEHGKSVYSEKPMAVRKEDGRALLDLAKRTGKLVGGAPDTFMGAGIQTCRKLIDDGWIGEPVAATAFMLSAGHERWHPDPAFFYKPGAGPMLDMGPYYVTALVNLLGPVARLTGTTRITHPVRTITSEPLRGGQIEVEVPTHLAGLLEFESGPIGTIVTSFDVWHHELPRIEVYGSEGSLSVPDPNSFGGPVKLRRGGAENWTEMPLSHGYEEQNRGLGVADMVYALRSGRPHRASGELTCHVLDVMLSIEESSESGRHISLESTCARPAPLPLGLAPYTLDT; encoded by the coding sequence ATGGCGGCGCTCAAAGCCGGCATCATAGGATGCGGAAACATCAGCGGCGTATACTTCGAGGCGGGACGCAAGTTCGAGGCTTTCGACGTGGTCGCCTGCGCCGACATGATCCCCGAACGGGCGCGAGTTAAAGCCTCCGAATACGAAGGGGTTGAAGCGCTTTCGGTGGAAGCCCTGCTGGACGATCCCGCTATCGAGATCGTCATCAACCTGACCATTCCCGCCGCCCATGCCGAAATCGCCCGGGCCGCGCTGGAACACGGAAAATCAGTGTATTCGGAAAAACCCATGGCGGTCCGGAAGGAAGACGGCCGCGCCTTGCTCGACCTCGCGAAGCGCACCGGGAAGCTGGTGGGCGGGGCGCCGGACACCTTCATGGGAGCCGGCATACAGACCTGCCGCAAGCTCATCGACGACGGCTGGATCGGAGAACCGGTGGCGGCCACGGCCTTCATGCTGAGTGCGGGGCACGAAAGATGGCACCCCGATCCCGCCTTCTTCTACAAGCCCGGCGCCGGCCCCATGCTGGACATGGGGCCGTACTACGTCACGGCGCTGGTCAATCTGCTGGGGCCGGTCGCCCGGCTCACGGGCACTACGCGCATCACCCATCCCGTACGCACCATAACGAGCGAGCCCCTTCGCGGAGGTCAAATCGAGGTCGAGGTGCCCACGCACCTGGCGGGCCTGCTCGAGTTCGAAAGCGGACCCATCGGGACGATCGTGACCAGTTTCGACGTATGGCACCACGAGTTGCCCCGCATCGAGGTCTACGGATCGGAGGGCTCCCTGAGCGTGCCCGATCCCAATTCCTTTGGCGGGCCCGTGAAACTGCGCCGCGGCGGCGCGGAAAACTGGACCGAAATGCCCCTGAGCCACGGTTACGAGGAGCAGAACCGCGGCCTGGGCGTGGCGGACATGGTCTATGCCTTGCGCTCGGGCCGCCCGCACCGGGCCAGCGGCGAACTCACGTGCCACGTACTTGATGTCATGCTGTCCATCGAGGAATCGTCGGAATCGGGGCGTCACATCTCGTTGGAAAGTACCTGTGCCCGGCCGGCCCCGTTGCCGCTCGGGCTGGCGCCTTATACGCTGGATACTTGA
- a CDS encoding xanthine dehydrogenase family protein subunit M, translating to MHAFDYATPESVADAVVMLSDQGKNACVLAGGTDLIVQLRENRRRTDLVVDVKSIAELNALSYDAATSLTIGAAVPCYRIYGDAEIAAAYPGLMDAARLVGGTGIQGRASLGGNLCNASPAGDTIPPMIVLSGEAEIAGPNGTRKVAVEDFCTAPGRTVLEDGEFLVSLHFPAPAPNSGAYYRRFIPRNEMDIAVVGVGASVVLSEDRSSFVSARIAVGAVAPTPLFVREAGDALAGQPVSDETIRRAADLARDAARPISDMRGTAEYRKHLTSVLTRRVVEGAVQRAKE from the coding sequence TTGCACGCATTCGATTACGCCACGCCTGAAAGCGTGGCCGATGCGGTCGTGATGCTTAGCGATCAAGGGAAAAACGCCTGTGTGCTCGCGGGCGGTACGGACCTGATCGTTCAGCTCCGGGAGAACCGCAGGCGGACCGATCTCGTGGTGGACGTCAAGAGCATCGCGGAGTTGAACGCGTTGTCCTACGACGCCGCGACGAGCCTCACGATCGGGGCGGCCGTGCCCTGCTACCGGATCTACGGGGACGCGGAAATCGCCGCGGCCTATCCCGGACTCATGGACGCGGCCAGACTGGTGGGCGGCACGGGGATCCAGGGCAGGGCCAGCCTGGGTGGGAACCTGTGCAACGCCTCCCCGGCGGGCGATACGATTCCCCCCATGATCGTCCTTTCCGGCGAGGCGGAAATCGCCGGTCCGAACGGAACACGGAAAGTGGCCGTGGAAGACTTCTGCACAGCGCCCGGCCGTACCGTGCTGGAGGACGGCGAGTTCCTGGTGTCGCTCCATTTCCCGGCGCCGGCACCGAATTCCGGCGCTTACTACCGGCGCTTCATCCCCCGTAACGAGATGGACATCGCCGTGGTCGGCGTCGGCGCGTCTGTCGTCCTCAGCGAAGACCGGTCCTCGTTCGTGTCGGCGCGCATCGCCGTCGGCGCCGTGGCCCCGACGCCCCTTTTCGTACGGGAGGCCGGGGACGCCCTGGCCGGACAGCCCGTGTCCGACGAAACGATCCGGCGGGCAGCCGACCTCGCCCGCGACGCGGCCCGGCCCATCAGCGACATGCGGGGCACCGCCGAATACCGCAAGCATCTGACCAGCGTATTGACGCGCCGGGTTGTGGAAGGCGCGGTCCAACGAGCCAAGGAGTAG
- a CDS encoding aldo/keto reductase, translating into MRYRNLGRTRLRVSEVSLGTVELGMEYGLKAGGEPGVPAESDARILLNRAIDSGVNFIDTAALYGNSEEIIGRALGSRRSEYVLATKCVHRLEEGLDYAESRRSIATSIDRSLSRLQTDHIDLLQVHGRDLLELELRMIRDGEVMEELDRAREAGKVRFAGYSSYSEEAALAAIEDGRWDTLQIPCNILDRRYLVRVIPEARRRGVGVIVRSALLKGALTEKSRFMPDRLKPLVAHIDRLVEIQSATRFSLPELALRFVLSIPDVSTVIVGADKIAYLDEAVSVSDGQGLSEETLLALEDMALNDPYLLNPGNWGIP; encoded by the coding sequence GTGCGGTACAGAAACCTGGGGCGAACCCGTTTGCGCGTTTCCGAAGTCTCCCTCGGCACGGTCGAGCTGGGCATGGAGTACGGCCTGAAGGCGGGCGGCGAACCCGGCGTGCCCGCGGAGTCCGACGCCCGGATCCTGCTCAACCGGGCGATCGATTCGGGTGTGAACTTCATCGACACCGCGGCGCTGTACGGAAACAGCGAGGAGATCATCGGCCGGGCGCTCGGTAGCCGGCGGTCCGAATACGTCCTCGCCACCAAGTGCGTGCACCGGCTGGAAGAAGGGCTGGATTACGCCGAATCGAGACGGAGCATCGCAACTTCCATCGACCGGAGCCTGTCCAGGCTGCAGACCGACCACATCGACCTGCTGCAGGTACACGGTCGGGACCTTCTCGAGCTGGAACTCCGCATGATCCGGGACGGCGAGGTGATGGAAGAGCTCGACAGGGCCCGGGAGGCGGGCAAGGTCCGCTTTGCGGGATATTCGTCCTACAGCGAAGAGGCGGCGCTTGCGGCCATCGAGGATGGGCGGTGGGACACCCTGCAGATCCCCTGCAACATACTAGACCGCCGTTACCTGGTACGCGTCATTCCCGAGGCGCGCCGGCGCGGCGTGGGCGTCATCGTGCGATCCGCACTGCTGAAAGGTGCCCTGACCGAGAAAAGCAGGTTCATGCCCGACAGGCTGAAGCCCCTCGTCGCGCATATCGACCGGCTGGTCGAAATCCAGTCCGCGACCCGTTTCAGCCTGCCTGAACTGGCCCTGCGCTTCGTCCTGTCGATCCCGGACGTCTCCACTGTAATCGTCGGAGCCGACAAAATCGCGTACCTGGATGAAGCCGTTTCCGTGTCGGACGGCCAGGGCCTTAGTGAGGAAACACTACTGGCGTTGGAAGATATGGCGCTGAACGATCCCTACCTGCTCAATCCGGGGAACTGGGGCATTCCCTGA
- the lexA gene encoding transcriptional repressor LexA — protein sequence MKALTAKQQNVYDYIRRKVGRIGYPPSVREIAQQFGISTRAAYDHLRAIEKKGYIRRDPMKPRAIEIVGSRGASAPGADDVVRVPVLGRVAAGLPILAEENVEEYMTFPTGMVKQDGNVFALEVHGDSMIEDGIMDGDYVLVREQPVAETGETVVALLDDEATVKRFYRRNDRFELVPAHPTMEPIIADEVSIVGKVVGVYRRMD from the coding sequence ATGAAAGCGTTAACGGCCAAGCAGCAGAACGTATACGATTATATACGGAGAAAGGTCGGCCGGATCGGGTATCCACCCAGTGTCCGGGAGATCGCGCAACAGTTCGGCATCAGTACCCGCGCGGCCTATGACCACCTTCGGGCGATCGAGAAAAAGGGCTACATCCGCCGCGACCCCATGAAACCCCGCGCGATAGAAATCGTGGGGTCCAGGGGTGCCTCCGCGCCGGGCGCCGACGACGTCGTACGGGTCCCCGTCCTCGGCCGTGTAGCCGCAGGGCTGCCAATTCTCGCCGAGGAGAATGTCGAGGAGTACATGACTTTTCCGACAGGCATGGTGAAGCAGGACGGGAACGTCTTCGCCCTCGAGGTACACGGGGACAGCATGATCGAAGACGGCATCATGGACGGGGACTACGTCCTGGTCCGCGAGCAGCCCGTGGCCGAGACGGGCGAAACGGTCGTCGCGCTGCTGGACGACGAGGCCACAGTCAAGCGATTCTACCGGCGCAACGACCGCTTCGAACTCGTACCCGCCCATCCGACCATGGAGCCCATCATCGCCGATGAGGTGTCCATCGTGGGCAAAGTGGTCGGGGTATACCGCAGAATGGACTGA
- a CDS encoding sporulation protein: protein MPVNEMIQTMLEELRQIADTEVHVGKPMQIGDAWVVPVSRLSLGFGAGGFGGEDNQKKGAGGGVSVEPLAFLVIQQDRAQLLHMKSPSSPMGKLLDIMPDVIEELKRYTRKDGKDGDQ, encoded by the coding sequence ATGCCTGTAAATGAAATGATCCAGACCATGCTGGAGGAACTGCGCCAGATCGCAGATACCGAGGTGCACGTGGGCAAGCCGATGCAGATCGGCGATGCCTGGGTGGTTCCGGTTTCCAGGCTGTCCCTGGGGTTCGGCGCCGGTGGATTCGGCGGCGAGGACAATCAGAAGAAGGGGGCAGGGGGCGGTGTATCGGTCGAACCGCTCGCCTTCCTGGTCATCCAGCAGGACCGCGCACAACTGCTGCATATGAAATCGCCCAGCAGCCCGATGGGCAAGTTGCTGGACATCATGCCGGACGTCATCGAGGAATTGAAAAGGTATACCCGAAAAGACGGAAAAGACGGCGATCAATAG
- a CDS encoding ATP-binding protein encodes MPDHPVRTLSDLLPRLERLLGRIETLVSAYTGGRSRPTGRTGQSGSSDDVFAGSIAFRWGKLGERGCLEPIVHPDLVDLFDLFGLDREIGILERNTRQFVRGMPANNVLIWGERGTGKSSVVKGLLARFAGEGLRMIEVRRQDLTDLPEIVELLWDRPERFVLFCDDLSFMEDESIYLELKALLEGSLSARPDNVLVYATSNRRHLMPEKLADNTFRFSPDDDEIHPQETVEEKVSLSDRFGLSIGFYRITQDTYFRIVRHLADQRGIDMDAGLLRRESLRWLQRASGRSGRVARQFVDDLEGRIKLGELP; translated from the coding sequence ATGCCTGATCACCCCGTAAGAACCCTGTCCGATCTGCTGCCGCGCCTCGAAAGGCTGTTGGGCCGCATCGAAACGCTGGTCTCTGCCTACACGGGAGGGCGGAGCAGGCCGACCGGGCGAACCGGGCAGTCCGGCTCGTCAGACGACGTGTTCGCCGGCTCCATCGCATTCCGGTGGGGGAAGCTTGGAGAAAGGGGCTGCCTGGAACCGATCGTGCACCCCGACCTGGTGGACCTGTTCGATCTCTTCGGCCTTGACCGCGAGATCGGGATCCTGGAGCGGAACACCCGCCAGTTCGTCCGGGGGATGCCCGCGAACAACGTGCTGATCTGGGGCGAGCGCGGAACCGGCAAGTCTTCGGTGGTGAAGGGCCTCCTGGCCCGGTTCGCCGGCGAGGGTCTTCGCATGATCGAGGTCCGCCGGCAGGACCTGACGGATCTGCCCGAGATCGTCGAACTCCTGTGGGACCGGCCCGAGCGTTTCGTCCTGTTCTGCGACGACCTGTCCTTCATGGAAGACGAATCCATTTATCTCGAGCTCAAGGCGCTCCTCGAGGGCAGTCTTTCCGCACGGCCCGACAACGTGCTCGTCTACGCCACGTCGAACCGCAGGCACCTGATGCCGGAGAAACTCGCCGACAACACCTTTCGGTTCAGTCCGGACGACGATGAAATCCACCCCCAGGAAACCGTGGAGGAGAAGGTCTCGCTGAGCGACCGGTTCGGCCTGTCCATCGGTTTCTACCGGATCACCCAGGACACCTATTTCCGGATCGTCCGCCATCTCGCCGATCAGCGCGGCATCGACATGGACGCGGGACTGCTGAGACGGGAATCCCTCCGGTGGCTTCAGCGCGCGAGCGGCCGTTCCGGCCGGGTGGCGCGGCAGTTCGTGGACGACCTCGAGGGACGAATCAAACTGGGCGAATTACCGTAG